GTATATGTACTGCTGCCATTCCGCACATTGGAGCAATTCGGAAAACTGGAAAAGCAACTTGAGGCCGACAAAGCCTTTCAGCAGTCCGGCGCCGATTACATCGATGCCCTCCACAATAATGTGCCCTTCGCCCGGTTAGAGAGTATTATGTTACAGGCATTCGAAGGTATGCCTGAACTGGCGGTGCCGCAACTCACTTCCCCTAAAAGCGAACGCGTATACGAACTGCGCAGCTACGAAGGCCCTACCGAGAAATATTTCAGGAACAAGGTGCAGATGTTTAACAAGGGCGATGAGATTGGCATCTTCAAAAAACTGGGTTTTAACGCGGTGTTCTATGGTGAAGTAATTGCCGGCAGTCACATGCCTAACCTTATGTACATGACGAGCTTTAATAATAACACCGAACGCGAGGCGCACTGGAAAGCTTTTGGTGCCGATCCGGACTGGAAGAAATTATCCGGCATTGAATCTTACAAAAATAATGTATCCCATATCGATAAGTTCCTGCTCCGGCCGGAAGCTTATTCAGATCTTTAAAAAAGATAAGCCGGGCATGGGCCCGGCTTTTTTGTGCCTGTTAATAGTTCCGCCGTCAGCGGTATAGTTGGTATAGATTAATGTCGTAAAAAGGATAGGTGGTGTTATAGGGAAAAGAAAAAAGTTACGGATGTAAAATGCGCCGCATAGCACTGATCACTTCGCCCGAGGCCAGGGATAACTGGAAACGCACTACATCGTCGGACCTGCCAATGATCTCCGCAATTTTCTTTGTGCTTAACCCATATGCGTAACGGTACTCGAATATCATCCATCGTCGCGGTTGCATTAACGTGGGAATGCGGTAATGGTACAGCTGCCGGAAAAGAGAGGGAATGTTTTCAAAGTCGAGGTCGATCACCATCACAGGATGTTTGGCGTTTGCCACATACGTTTCCCACTTTGCGCGGGCGTCAATGGTTTGCCGGATGCTGCTGATCGCACGGTTGCGGGCAGCGGTGTAAAAAAACGCCTTCGGATTCTCAATACGTGCGTAAATAGGCGTGTCGAAAATACGGACCATCAGTTCCATTACATCCTGTGTAATATCGTCGACGTCGTTGTGGGTAGTCCCTAAAGTCTTTTTTACTGCATTACGAACTACGGGATAAATGTCTTTGAGGGCTTCGTCAAAAGTAACCCTCCTCGCTACAGGACCTACAACTGTGGGCATAGCTTGTATTTTTGTCAAGTTAACAGATAGCTAACCGGCTTACCTCTGCGAAATAATTTCCTGAGAAATAAAAAGTGATGGCTTGGGATATTATTATATACGTAGTGATAATGGTATGAGATTTAATATCTGCATAATTTTTTATTTAATGTATAATGTATGTGTTGGCAGGGAGAACGAAGAAAAGGGCATTGTAGTCAGGCGCCAGTGGTGTACTAGTTTTTCCCAAAACCATCACTTTTACCTGATACAATGCCCTGTAAATTGGAGTCAGAAGGAGCCTTCCCTTAGGGGATATACAGCCGCATTCGCAAAATGCGGCTGATGGTATCGTAATAAAAGACGTAGGAACAAGTGGAAATGTTATAGCAGATCGGAAAAAAAGTAGAAATTATAGCCGGTAAATCCTGAAACGGCTGATTAGTTGGTGCGACCACGTACTTCTAAAGCCGAAATGCCCTTTGGTTGGTATATTCTTATCCTTATAATGAAACAGCCGCTCGCCATTTACCCAGCAACTCGTAGAATCTTTTTGTACAATAATCCGAATATGATAGGTAACGTCCGCCTGCAACAAATGTGCACTGTCATTTTTTTCCTGCAGTAAAGTTTTGCGCCCGTCCCCTTCGTATAGCCGGAACCGGGTGGTGGAATTGTAATTGCCGCCCATTCCAACGTAAAACATGCGCAGCGAATCGTACGCTTCAAAAACACCATTACGGGTAAACAGGTCAGAACGATGCGGATCTGTCGCCAGCCAAAACTGGTTCATGTCGGACAGGCGGTTATGGTTGCCTCCGCTAGTAGGGATCGTCCGGTCAAATTCTATACAATAGTTACCGGTCAACGCAGGCTTAAACCACACGGTCACACCACCCTTCGTGTCTAATATCAGCTTCCCCTGCCGCGCTATCACACCGGAAAGATCGTCCGGAGCGGCCTCCACCACCCACTTCGCTGTATCCAGTACCGCAGTGAAATCATCTTTGTACAGCAACCGTTTTTTCGGTTGTGCTGCTGATGTTAGTATTACGAATTGTAGTAAAAAATATAGAATCGCTTTTGGCATCACTTAAAAGATCAGATAATGAAATGGTGTACCTTTGCAGTGCAGATGACCAACCCTATTTTGTGGAGCCTTTTCCACTCGACAGTAACAGACCGGCCATAATTCGTTGCTCATTTTACAGGTTTTCTGGTGTAGAACTCCACTTGCGTAAAGTGGCTTCAATTTTGTACTTATTCTAGTAGTGAATGGTTATATAGTTCAGAATTCTTAAAAACCCTTTCTTTTATGCAAACATTGAATGCCCCCGGTCAGGTTAAGACCATTAAGCCAAATGGCAGAACAGCAGTTGTAACGGTAGACGTGCCAAGCTTTACAGTTAATGTTGGCAAGGAAGAAAAGTTAGCAGCTGGTGCCTTAAATTCCCACGTTTCAGATCGAAAATGGGTTTCCATTATCAGGAAACCAACACGTAAAGGCGGTTATAGCGGCCTTTAATCGTTGCATTTGATATAAAATATAGAAGCGCAGAACGCCATTTGTTCTGCGCTTTTTA
This genomic interval from Chitinophaga horti contains the following:
- a CDS encoding NIPSNAP family protein; protein product: MKKLLFSLICLLVAFGSFAGDKAPARQYYQLKIYHLKSAAQEQRVASFLRDAYVPALHRAGIKQVGVFKPVQQDTADLRVYVLLPFRTLEQFGKLEKQLEADKAFQQSGADYIDALHNNVPFARLESIMLQAFEGMPELAVPQLTSPKSERVYELRSYEGPTEKYFRNKVQMFNKGDEIGIFKKLGFNAVFYGEVIAGSHMPNLMYMTSFNNNTEREAHWKAFGADPDWKKLSGIESYKNNVSHIDKFLLRPEAYSDL
- a CDS encoding RNA polymerase sigma factor — encoded protein: MPTVVGPVARRVTFDEALKDIYPVVRNAVKKTLGTTHNDVDDITQDVMELMVRIFDTPIYARIENPKAFFYTAARNRAISSIRQTIDARAKWETYVANAKHPVMVIDLDFENIPSLFRQLYHYRIPTLMQPRRWMIFEYRYAYGLSTKKIAEIIGRSDDVVRFQLSLASGEVISAMRRILHP
- a CDS encoding DUF6250 domain-containing protein, translating into MLYKDDFTAVLDTAKWVVEAAPDDLSGVIARQGKLILDTKGGVTVWFKPALTGNYCIEFDRTIPTSGGNHNRLSDMNQFWLATDPHRSDLFTRNGVFEAYDSLRMFYVGMGGNYNSTTRFRLYEGDGRKTLLQEKNDSAHLLQADVTYHIRIIVQKDSTSCWVNGERLFHYKDKNIPTKGHFGFRSTWSHQLISRFRIYRL